In Niallia sp. FSL W8-0635, one genomic interval encodes:
- the efp gene encoding elongation factor P, producing the protein MISVNDFKTGLTIEVDGGIWRVLDFQHVKPGKGAAFVRSKLKNLRTGAVQEKTFRAGEKVAKAQIDNRKMQYLYANGDQHVFMDVESYDQIELSASVIEYELKFLKENMEVHIMMYQSETLGVELPNTVVLEVAETEPGIKGDTASGGTKPAVMETGLTVQVPFFVNQGDRLIINTTEASYVSRA; encoded by the coding sequence ATGATTTCAGTAAACGATTTTAAGACAGGTTTAACAATAGAGGTAGATGGCGGAATCTGGCGCGTTCTTGATTTCCAACACGTTAAGCCTGGTAAAGGAGCAGCATTTGTTCGTTCTAAATTGAAGAATTTACGTACTGGAGCTGTTCAAGAAAAAACTTTTAGAGCTGGAGAAAAAGTTGCAAAAGCACAAATTGATAATCGCAAAATGCAATATCTATATGCTAACGGTGACCAACACGTATTTATGGATGTAGAATCTTATGACCAAATTGAGCTTTCTGCTTCTGTAATCGAATATGAATTAAAATTCTTGAAAGAAAATATGGAAGTCCATATTATGATGTATCAATCAGAGACTCTAGGTGTAGAGCTTCCAAATACAGTTGTATTAGAAGTAGCTGAAACAGAACCTGGAATTAAAGGTGATACCGCTTCAGGTGGTACAAAACCTGCTGTGATGGAAACAGGACTAACTGTTCAAGTTCCTTTCTTTGTTAACCAAGGAGATCGTTTAATTATTAATACAACTGAGGCAAGCTACGTTTCTCGTGCTTAA
- a CDS encoding M24 family metallopeptidase gives MEKLTRIREALTEVGADGILITSTYNRRYVSNFTGSAGAVLISGEKALFITDFRYVEQAGTQCVGFEVVQHKGAILQEVASQAEKLGIKKLAFEQDYTTFTQFKELDTVVNGELVPVSGIIEKLRLIKTNEEIKILKEAAKIADAAFTHILDFIKVGKTELEVSNELEFFMRKLGATSSSFDTIVASGKRSALPHGVATDKVIEAGDFITLDYGAYFNGYVSDITRTIAIGNPDEKLKEIYDIVLKAQLKGMEGIKPGITGVEADALTRDYITEKGYGEYFGHTTGHGIGLEVHEGPNLSFRNNAPLEPGMVVTVEPGIYIAGLGGVRIEDDTIITNDHNEALTHSIKELIIL, from the coding sequence ATGGAGAAACTTACAAGAATAAGAGAAGCACTAACAGAAGTTGGGGCAGATGGTATTTTAATAACAAGCACATATAACAGACGTTATGTTAGTAATTTTACAGGTTCAGCAGGAGCTGTATTAATCAGTGGGGAAAAAGCTTTATTTATCACAGATTTTCGTTATGTAGAGCAAGCTGGAACGCAATGCGTTGGATTTGAGGTTGTTCAACATAAAGGGGCAATTCTTCAAGAGGTTGCAAGTCAAGCTGAGAAATTAGGAATAAAGAAATTAGCATTCGAACAAGATTATACAACATTCACTCAATTTAAGGAGTTAGATACAGTAGTAAATGGAGAATTAGTGCCTGTTTCAGGTATAATTGAAAAGTTACGCTTGATTAAGACTAATGAAGAGATTAAGATATTAAAGGAAGCTGCTAAGATTGCTGATGCTGCTTTCACCCATATCCTTGATTTCATTAAGGTTGGGAAAACAGAATTGGAAGTTTCGAATGAATTAGAGTTTTTTATGAGAAAATTAGGCGCCACTTCATCTTCCTTTGATACAATTGTTGCATCAGGAAAGAGATCTGCATTGCCGCATGGTGTTGCAACCGATAAAGTAATTGAAGCTGGTGATTTTATTACATTAGATTATGGTGCTTATTTTAATGGATATGTATCAGATATTACGAGAACTATTGCTATCGGTAACCCAGATGAGAAATTAAAAGAAATCTATGATATCGTATTAAAGGCTCAGCTGAAGGGAATGGAAGGCATAAAACCAGGTATAACTGGTGTCGAAGCAGATGCTCTGACTCGTGATTACATAACTGAAAAAGGGTATGGAGAATATTTTGGACATACAACAGGTCATGGCATTGGGCTAGAAGTTCATGAAGGACCAAATTTATCTTTCCGAAATAATGCTCCTCTAGAACCAGGTATGGTAGTAACAGTGGAACCGGGTATTTATATTGCAGGACTTGGTGGAGTGCGTATTGAAGATGATACAATAATAACAAATGATCATAATGAAGCTTTAACCCATTCAATTAAGGAACTGATTATTTTATAG
- a CDS encoding YqhR family membrane protein: MDKEQQSHGKERPMSFIALVIWTGMFGGIFWSIIGYIGYVFNFTEIRPNVLLEPWAIGSWKNGWLGTVISIVAIGFFSTGAAFAYYLILRKFKTIYISIGFGIALFICVFIILNPIFPSIAPFLELKRDTIIFSVCLYVLYGVFVGCSISYEESEIQLKKWKEKKPSTNLTGNEGE, from the coding sequence ATGGATAAGGAACAACAATCGCATGGAAAAGAAAGACCAATGTCTTTTATCGCTTTAGTAATTTGGACAGGCATGTTTGGTGGGATATTTTGGTCGATAATTGGGTACATAGGATATGTTTTTAATTTTACAGAAATACGACCTAACGTTCTTTTAGAGCCTTGGGCAATTGGTAGCTGGAAAAATGGTTGGCTTGGAACGGTAATAAGTATCGTTGCTATTGGATTTTTTTCAACTGGGGCAGCATTTGCTTACTATTTGATTTTAAGAAAGTTTAAAACTATTTATATTAGCATTGGATTTGGCATTGCGCTGTTTATTTGTGTATTTATCATTTTAAATCCAATATTTCCGAGCATTGCACCATTTTTAGAGCTTAAAAGAGATACAATTATTTTTTCTGTATGTTTATATGTCCTTTACGGAGTATTTGTAGGCTGTTCAATCTCCTATGAAGAAAGTGAAATACAATTGAAAAAATGGAAAGAGAAAAAGCCATCGACTAATTTAACAGGTAATGAAGGAGAATAG